Proteins encoded by one window of Acidimicrobiales bacterium:
- a CDS encoding bifunctional phosphoribosylaminoimidazolecarboxamide formyltransferase/IMP cyclohydrolase PurH, whose product GPVRFDYKPVDAGFLVQAPDRFLAARDSWRVATRSEPTEEVWRDIELAWRVCAHTKSNAIVLVANGQAVGIGAGQQNRVEPGEIAVRKAAGRAKGGAAASDAFFPFPDGLEAVAAGGVAGVIQPGGSLRDDEVTAVADDLGLALVLTGERHFRH is encoded by the coding sequence CCGGCCCGGTCCGCTTCGACTACAAGCCGGTCGACGCCGGCTTCCTCGTCCAGGCCCCCGACCGCTTCCTGGCCGCCCGCGACAGCTGGCGGGTGGCCACCAGGTCCGAGCCCACCGAGGAGGTGTGGCGGGACATCGAGCTGGCCTGGCGGGTCTGCGCCCACACCAAGTCCAACGCCATCGTCCTGGTGGCCAACGGCCAGGCGGTTGGCATCGGCGCCGGCCAGCAGAACCGGGTGGAGCCGGGCGAGATCGCGGTCCGCAAGGCCGCCGGCCGGGCCAAGGGAGGCGCCGCCGCCTCCGACGCCTTCTTCCCCTTCCCCGACGGCCTGGAGGCGGTGGCCGCCGGCGGCGTGGCCGGCGTCATCCAGCCGGGCGGCTCGCTGCGCGACGACGAGGTCACGGCGGTGGCCGACGACCTGGGCCTGGCCCTGGTCCTCACGGGCGA